One genomic region from Diabrotica undecimpunctata isolate CICGRU chromosome 9, icDiaUnde3, whole genome shotgun sequence encodes:
- the LOC140449936 gene encoding uncharacterized protein: MEGPAENPEIVDNVEVIAEATGSLAKKRKSNPSTWKKTIAKVSRHRPKGFPQMPNCKHPSKSKYRCSELSLQDVTKIHRRYYKDADLQSKTQFILQHVMVFSAKRTRIPERTSKRMVSTSFYLPKQRHNKTENIKVCRAALLAILQESRNRVQLLCQKFLQTGVLPSETRGGARHVEKFNTKKESIKTFIKSFVPVQKHYCRAKNKHRQYLPSELSIKKMWYMYSEQHPTPKLTCKYDFFRNVFATNFNIGFDAPYTDKCSTCIRLECETATEKDGDKRAALKLELKVHKVRAEKFYMFLRENNDNELVFSYDCQKNLVLPKIPDQAAYYKRQLYLYNFVICEGHSKATRNCHNTFSYLWTENQYQKGSNQIASALYHRLQNSNFENVTTVKLFSDGCGGQNKNTIVVGMLISWLIKDAPRNVNKVVLYFPVVGHSFIPPDRVFGILERQFQNFSVINNPDEYTDINKKYLYCDKAGCRLLCVAVKDAKIKDIKCLLDLHYGTDWKNNQKLKFFEEMLQQPIDPVDDEEDDFELNAEDESID, translated from the exons ATGGAGGGGCCAGCGGAAAATCCTGAAATCGTTGATAATGTTGAAGTAATAGCAGAGGCAACTGGTTCTTTGGCTAAAAAACGAAAAAGCAATCCTTCCACTTGGAAAAAAACCATTGCAAAAGTATCTAG gCACCGTCCAAAGGGATTTCCTCAAATGCCAAACTGCAAACATCCAAGCAAAAGCAAGTATCGATGCTCAGAGCTTTCCTTGCAAGACGTAACAAAAATCCATCGCAGATATTACAAAGATGCGGACCTACAATCGAAGACACAATTTATTCTGCAACATGTTATGGTTTTTTCTGCAAAAAGAACCCGGATTCCAGAACGTACCTCAAAAAGAATGGTAAGCACTAGTTTCTACTTACCTAAGCAAAGAcacaataaaacagaaaatattaaagTGTGTCGAGCGGCATTACTTGCAATACTTCAAGAAAGTCGAAACCGGGTGCAGTTACTTTGCCAAAAATTTCTTCAGACAGGTGTACTCCCATCTGAAACTCGTGGAGGAGCCCGCCACGTTGAAAAGTTTAACACAAAGAAAGAAAGCatcaaaacttttattaaatcttttgtACCAGTGCAGAAACACTACTGTAGAGcaaagaacaaacacagacaatATCTTCCGAGTGAACTGAGCATTAAAAAAATGTGGTATATGTACAGTGAGCAACATCCAACTCCCAAATTAACATGCaagtatgatttcttcagaaacGTGTTTGCCACCAATTTTAATATCGGGTTTGATGCCCCATACACTGATAAGTGTTCTACATGTATACGACTTGAATGCGAGACAGCAACCGAAAAGGATGGTGACAAACGAGCAGCTTTAAAATTGGAGTTGAAAGTCCATAAAGTTCGTGCTGAGAAATTTTATATGTTCTTACGAGAGAACAATGATAACGAGCTTGTGTTCAGCTATGACTGCCAAAAAAACTTGGTGTTGCCTAAAATACCTGATCAGGCTGCGTACTATAAGCGTCAGTTGTATCTTTATAACTTTGTTATATGTGAGGGGCACTCCAAAGCCACACGAAATTGCCACAACACATTCTCCTATCTTTGGACAGAAAACCAGTATCAAAAGGGATCCAATCAAATAGCATCTGCTTTGTACCATAGATTACAGAACTCGAACTTTGAAAATGTCACCACAGTCAAACTCTTTTCTGATGGTTGTgggggacaaaataaaaacaccatTGTTGTTGGTATGCTTATCAGTTGGCTTATTAAGGATGCTCCTCGTAACGTGAATAAGGTGGTACTATACTTTCCTGTAGTCGGACATTCGTTCATCCCGCCAGACCGAGTCTTTGGAATTTTAGAACGACAGTTTCAAAATTTCAGTGTTATCAACAATCCAGACGAATACACTGATATCAATAAAAAATACCTGTACTGTGATAAAGCTGGGTGCAGACTGCTCT GTGTGGCAGTTAAAGACGCGAAAATTAAAGATATAAAGTGTTTATTGGATCTCCATTATGGAACAGACTGGAAAAACAACCAGAAGTTAAAGTTTTTTGAGGAAATGTTGCAACAACCAATCGATCCTGTAGATGACGAAGAAGATGATTTTGAACTGAATGCTGAGGACGAAtctattgattaa